A single region of the Chelonia mydas isolate rCheMyd1 chromosome 4, rCheMyd1.pri.v2, whole genome shotgun sequence genome encodes:
- the MTNR1A gene encoding melatonin receptor type 1A: MGLSVIGSIFNITGIAINRYCYICHSLKYDKLYSDKNSLCYVILIWILTFVAIVPNLFVGSLQYDPRIYSCTFAQSVSSPYTIAVVFFHFMLPIGIVTFCYLRIWILVIQVRRRVKPDNKPRLKPHDFRNFVTMFVVFVLFAICWAPLNFIGLAVAVDPDTIIPRIPEWLFVSSYYMAYFNSCLNAIIYGLLNQNFRREYKRIIVTICTAKVFFQDSSNDAADRMKTKPSPLITNNNQVKVDSV, from the coding sequence ATGGGCCTAAGTGTCATTGGATCAATATTCAACATTACAGGCATTGCTATTAATCGATATTGCTACATCTGCCACAGCCTCAAGTATGACAAGCTGTATAGTGACAAGAATTCTCTGTGCTACGTCATTCTCATCTGGATCCTGACATTTGTTGCTATTGTTCCTAATCTGTTTGTTGGATCTCTACAATATGATCCACGAATCTACTCGTGCACATTTGCACAATCTGTGAGCTCACCGTATACAATAGCAGTGGTGTTTTTCCATTTCATGCTTCCCATAGGCATAGTTACTTTCTGTTACTTGAGAATATGGATCCTTGTTATTCAGGTAAGGCGAAGGGTTAAACCTGACAACAAGCCCAGGCTGAAGCCACATGACTTTAGGAACTTTGTCACCATGTTTGTGGTATTTGTACTGTTTGCGATCTGCTGGGCTCCTTTGAATTTCATAGGCCTGGCTGTGGCTGTCGACCCAGACACAATAATCCCCAGGATTCCAGAGTGGTTGTTTGTATCCAGTTACTACATGGCATATTTCAACAGCTGCCTTAATGCTATCATATATGGACTCCTGAACCAGAATTTCAGAAGAGAATACAAGAGAATTATTGTCACAATTTGTACAGCAAAGGTTTTCTTTCAGGATAGTTCTAATGATGCAGCAGATAGGATGAAAACCAAACCCTCACCACTGATTACAAACAACAATCAAGTGAAGGTAGACTCAGTGTGA